From one Misgurnus anguillicaudatus chromosome 2, ASM2758022v2, whole genome shotgun sequence genomic stretch:
- the shhb gene encoding tiggy-winkle hedgehog protein, which translates to MDVRLHLKQIAFLCFICFFLTPCGLACGPGRGHGKRRHPKKLTPLAYKQFIPNVAEKTLGASGKYEGKITRNSERFKELIPNYNPDIIFKDEENTNADRLMTQRCKDKLNSLAISVMNQWPGVKLRVTEGWDEDGHHFEESLHYEGRAVDITTSDRDKSKYGMLSRLAVEAGFDWVYYESKAHIHCSVKAENSVAAKSGGCFPGSSKVTLADGRSTHIKDLKLGDKVLAADEKGNILFSDFIMFMDHDPTTRRQFLVIETSEPYKKLTLTAAHLVFIGNGTSTGMTATFASNVKPGDKLLVSDGTRETLTSVTVKRIYTEEHEGSYAPVTALGTIIVDQVLVSCYAVIENHKWAHWAFAPVRLSHALMTWLFPALDSNVTSQEDGVHWYSNMLVHVGSWLLDRDSFHPLGISHSS; encoded by the exons ATGGATGTAAGGCTGCATCTCAAGCAAATTGCTTTTCTGTGTTTTATCTGCTTTTTCCTAACGCCCTGTGGATTAGCTTGTGGTCCTGGTAGAGGTCATGGAAAACGAAGACACCCAAAGAAATTAACCCCGTTGGCTTACAAGCAGTTCATTCCCAATGTTGCCGAGAAAACCCTTGGTGCCAGCGGCAAATACGAAGGCAAAATTACAAGGAATTCGGAGAGATTTAAGGAATTGATTCCCAATTATAATCCCGACATCATCTTTAAAGACGAGGAAAACACAAATGCTGACAGGCTGATGACACAG CGCTGTAAGGACAAGTTAAATTCATTGGCGATATCTGTGATGAACCAGTGGCCGGGTGTTAAACTGCGCGTGACAGAAGGCTGGGATGAGGACGGTCACCACTTCGAAGAGTCACTGCACTACGAAGGACGGGCGGTGGACATCACTACATCAGACAGGGATAAAAGCAAGTATGGGATGTTATCAAGGCTTGCGGTGGAGGCAGGATTTGACTGGGTCTATTACGAATCTAAAGCTCACATACATTGCTCTGTGAAAGCAG AAAACTCAGTCGCTGCTAAATCAGGAGGATGTTTTCCAGGATCTAGCAAGGTGACACTCGCCGATGGGAGGAGTACACATATCAAAGATCTCAAACTGGGAGATAAGGTTTTAGCTGCGGACGAGAAGGGAAATATTTTATTCAGCGACTTTATAATGTTCATGGACCACGATCCCACAACCAGACGGCAATTCCTCGTCATCGAGACGTCAGAGCCTTATAAAAAGCTCACCCTCACAGCAGCACACCTAGTTTTCATTGGGAACGGTACATCTACAGGTATGACAGCGACATTTGCCAGCAACGTGAAGCCTGGAGATAAGCTTTTAGTTTCGGATGGCACGCGCGAGACCCTCACGAGCGTTACAGTGAAGAGGATATACACTGAAGAGCACGAGGGCTCGTACGCGCCGGTCACCGCGCTCGGAACTATAATAGTGGATCAGGTGCTGGTTTCTTGCTACGCGGTTATTGAAAATCACAAATGGGCGCACTGGGCTTTTGCACCGGTCCGATTAAGTCACGCGCTGATGACGTGGCTCTTTCCGGCTCTCGATTCAAACGTCACATCGCAGGAGGACGGCGTCCACTGGTACTCAAATATGCTCGTGCACGTTGGCTCGTGGCTGCTGGACAGAGACTCTTTCCATCCACTGGGGATTTCGCACTCGAGTTGA